GCCGGACGTGCGCTGGGATTATTGCTATATTAAAAGTTTAAATCTACTACCTAACGTCTTGGCTAAGCAAGAAGCGACTGAAAAAGGTGCATTTGAAGCGATTCTGCATCGAAATAAAAAGGTTACAGAAGGTAGTTCTTCAAACGTGTATCTCGTAAAAGATGGGATTGTCTATACGCACCCGGCTACGGAGAATATTTTACACGGGTGTGTACGCATGAGAGTAGAAGCCTTATCAAGACAGCTTGGCTTTCCGTTTATTCAGGCAGCCTTTAGCTTAGAAGATATTGCAGAGGCAGATGAGTTGTTTATTTCAAGCAGTACGGCTGAGATCATGCCCGTTGTGAAAGTGGATGATGTGACAGTAGGATCGGGTAACCCTGGCCCTGTCACTCAAAGACTACAACAAGCGTATGAAAAAGATGCAAATATTCCTCAATCTAAATCAATCTTTCCAGAGGCAGCGCAAGAGCGACCTGTGTCAGGATAACAAAAAGGATGACTCCTAACCATAGGAGTCATCCTTTTTCTATCTTTATGGAGAGAAAACATGGATGCTCCACTCCTTCCATACATACAATGTACTAGTTGTCCATTTTGTGCATCTTACTAAGAGGGAGAGGGTCATCATGAATGCAATTGTGCTTAAGTTGTTTAACCTGGCTAGTTTTGTGTATTTGATTGTGGCATCTGTTTTCATTGCGGATTTCATGGGCGGGATGACGGAAGAGGTTTATGTGATGCCGGCACCGTATGCGTTTTCCATTTGGATTCTGATTTACGTATTGCTCTTATGGTTTATCGTTAAATCGTTTTTTGCTGATGAGGAGTTAGACAGGGTTGTAAAGGGGATCGGTTTATGGTTTCCGATTAGTATGATCTTATCGGGGACATCAGTTGTGGTAGGGACCACGCCATCGGTTTTGTTTATTGCTTTATCCCTTCTGACACTTTGTGTGGTGTATACGATTATCCAGGGGTTAGGTTTATCATCTCCGTTGTACCGGATCCCTTTTTCCATCTATTTAGGGTGGACGTCCATTGCGACAATCGTTTCGGCCTTTGTTGCTATTAAGGGGAATGGGATAGAAGAGATTCTTTCCATTGGGGAGCTAGGCTGGGCTGTTATTATGCTGACGGCCGGGGGGCTTATTGCTCTAGCTTTTCATTTTCTGCAGAAAGATTATCTATTCCCGCTCGTTTTTGTGTGGGGCTACATCGCGATTTATCTGTATCAGGATAGTGCGGTGATTAAGTTTATAACGGGTGGTTTTGCGCTTTTAATTGTCGTTATGTTGGGTTTAGATTGGTTAAAGAAGAAGAGGAAATAGACAATATCAAACCTGTTCTCAATGAGAATGGGTTTTTCTATGCTTCATTAACATATTTACATCATAAAATTTAGTGCTTTACTTCACTTAAGGGTGATCTATACCGATATTACTATTATTGCAAATAGAGATAGTAAAAATAGATTACAGGGGAGAAATTGAGATGAGAAAGTCCATACGAGCTAAGTTGGTAGGGGTCACCTTATTGTTGCTTTGCATTCCGAGTTTGATTATTGGCATAGTAGGATACGTTGATTCCAAAGAAAGCATGAATGAGTTAGGAAAGACGACCTTGAAAAATGGGGTGGAAATGGCCATTCAGACCATGAATGCCCTGCAGGAAGGCGTGGAGTCAGGAGATTTAAGTGAATCAGCAGCCAAAGAGAAAATGAAAGAGTTGCTGATTGGGGAGAAACAAAAGGATGGGGCACGTGCCATTGAAAGTCCGGTTGATCTTGGGGAGAACGGCTACTTTATGGTTTATAGTCCTGAAGGAGACGAGATTGCTCATCCCTCATTAGAAGGAGAGAATGTGTGGGATGCTGAGGATGAAGATGGGAATCTGCTCGTCCAAGAGCAAATCGATGTCGCTCAAAATGGGGGCGGGTTCACGACTTATAGTTGGGAATTCCCTAATAGCGACAAGGTTGGGGATAAGATTACATACAATCAGCTTGAACCTGATTGGGGGTGGGTCGTTGCCGCCTCTACTTATGAGAAAGATTTTAATGAAGCTTCAGATCAATTGCTGTATATTCTTCTCGTTACATTAGGGATTTCTTTACTGATCGGAGGCGTTATCATCGTTCTTCTCTCTGCTCACTTGGCGAAGCCGCTAAAACAATTAACAAGTCAAGTTGAAGAAGTGGCAAAAGGAAATTTAGCTGGAGAAACAATTGTCTTTAACCGCAAAGATGAAATTGGTCAGTTAGGAAATGGGATTAATCAAATGGTCGACAACTTGCGCTCCTTAATTGGAGCTGTTCACCAGTCAGCCGCTACGATTAATGCGACTTCCCAGAACTTGAGTGCTGTGTCAGAAGAGACGAATGCCTCAGGAGAGGAAATCTCTAAAGCGGTCTCTGAAATCTCCGGTGGTGCTGGGCAACAGGCTTCTGATTTGGAGAGCACGCTTCATATGACGAATCAGTTAATGGAGCAAATTCAGACGGTTTACAACCAAAGTGCTTTCATACTCGAAAGTTCTAATGGTGCCCAGGAAGCCAATGGAAAAGGTGTGAAAAGTGTAGAGGTCCTTCAAGAGAAATCAAAACAAACGAATGAACTCATTTCAGGCGTTCAAGTCGTTATGGGAGATCTTACGAATCATGTTAAAGAGATTGAGTCTGTTCTGGGTAGTATTAGCGCTATATCTGAGCAAACCAATCTTCTTGCATTAAATGCATCGATTGAAGCGGCTCGTGCAGGAGAACACGGGAAAGGATTTGCTGTCGTAGCTGAAGAAGTCAGGAAGCTTGCCGAGCAGAGCTCAGAGGCTACTCAGGAAGTACGTGCGACGATTTCTATGATTGTTCAGCAGACACAGCAGGCGAATGAATCAATGGATCAGGCTACTCAAGTAGTGGAGGATCAGAATATGGCCGTAACGAATACAAATGATGCGTTTTACTACATTCAAGAATCTGTCGAGAGCATAACGAAGTCGATTCATGGTGTTTCTAAAGATATGGATGAACTTATTCAATCGAAAGACACGCTCTATAATGCAGTTGAGAGTGTAACAGCCATCACTGAAGAGACAGCTGCTTCAACAGAGCAAGTGAACTCTTCTGTGGATGAACAACAGAAGGCGATTGGTATGGTGGCTTCTTCTGCTACAGAATTGAGCGAAGCGACACAAGCTCTCCAGGAAGAAGTGGATCAATTCCATTTATAAAGTGCCGAAAGCATACAAAAACGCTTAGAACATTCTAAGCGTTTTTCTTTGTCAACTAAGCGTAGGGGTATATTGAACAAGATAAAGGATGATTCCGATCATGCTTAACGTAATGCCAACAAAGAATGGCCAGGGGTTATCATGTTTTCTCCGGTCAAATGTTCGAAATGTAATGATGCTATATAGAAATGCCGCAATAGGGATTGAGATATAAAAGGAGCCAAATGCAAATCCGAGGCCTCCGAAAAACATTGCCAGAATGCCAAGGTGATTTTGCTTTGGAATGCTATTTAAGTATTCTTGTTCCTCCGGAGTAAGATCTTCTTCCATCATAGGTTTTCTGGGCCTATAAAGCACATTCAACGACCTCCCTTACCATCAGTTTTTCCCATTATATGTGAAAGACGGTAGTTTGTAAAAGAATGAAGGCTGTAAATACTACGAATTCCAGAAAACATCAAGACTTGATTTACATTATGAATTATTTTACGATATACACAAGATATATAGAATTTAAATGTCAAAAACACTACATATTGATAAATGAGCGAGTTGCAAGGTGCCTATTCAAGGCTTGAAAGGGAATCTGGTGAGAACCCAGAACTGTCCCCGCAACTGTAAGTGTGGACGAAATGAGAGATTCCACTGTGCTAAGAGCATGGGAAGGTCTCAGAGTAGGAGGATACACGAGTCAGGAGACCTGCCTGCCCTCGCTAAAGTTTCTTTTTCTTCGGGGATTGAGAAGATGAAACGATAGCCTCAGCTGGACGAGTCTTTCTCTGGTTCGTCCTGTTGTCCTGTCGTTTGATCCGCTTCTCTTCCTGAATGGAAGGGGAGCGGATTTTTTATTTAAAGAGGAGGCTATTCAATGAATGATGTTCAAGAAAGTACGGGGGTTCTTGCTGTATTAGAACAAGTTAAGGAGGATTATCCACATCTAGATATAGATCATTTCAGTCAGATGGTGCGTCAGTTGATTCAAGCAAAAGGTTATGATTCCTATCACCAACTCTATAACGAAGTGATCTTAAAAGGATTGGATCAAATGGATGAGGAAGAGCCGGATTGGACATTTGTGTGTGCCCGGATTTATGCTCAATACTTGTATGAACAAGCAGCTCTTCATCGCCATTTTACTAAAGAGGAGGCGTATCCGGATTTTTATTCCCTTATTGAGACGTTACATACAAAGGGGATCTATAGCAATCATCTCGTAACCAAATATTCGCAAGAAGAGATTGAAAAGCTTGGTCGGGAACTTGTTCCGGATCGCGATGCATTTTTCACCTATATTGGATTGAAAACATTGGCAGATAGGTATCTGGCGAAAGACCATCAAGGGCGTTTATATGAACTTCCTCAGGAGCGATTCATGATCATCGCGATGACATTGATGGCAGATGAAAGTACGGATCATCGTCTTGAACTTGTTAAAGAAGCTTATTGGGCGCTGAGTCATTTGTATATGACTGTTGCAACACCGACGCTTGCGAATGCGGGTAAGAGTTACGGGCAGTTGTCGAGTTGCTTTATTGATACGGTGGATGACAGCTTACAGGGGATATTTGATAGCAACACAGACATTGCCAATCTATCGAAAAGCGGAGGTGGGCTTGGCGTTTACCTTGGGAAAATTCGCTCACGAGGAAGTGATATTAAAGGCTTTAAAGGGGTAAGTTCGGGTGTTATTCCTTGGATGAAGCAACTGAATAACACAGCTGTTAGTGTTGATCAGCTTGGACAGCGGCAGGGGGCAATAGCTGTCTATTTGGATATCTGGCACCAGGACATTTTCTCATTTCTTGATGCGAAGTTGAATAACGGAGATGATCGACAGCGAACGCACGATTTGTTTACAGGCGTTACACTGCCTGATTTGTTCATGGAAGCAGTAGAGAAGCGGGAAGACTGGTATTTGTTTGATCCTCATCAGGTGCGAACGGTCATGGGCTTTAGTTTAGAAGACTACTATGACGAGGAAGTAGGCGCTGGTAGCTTTCGAGAGAAGTATGCAGCATGTGTGAATGAGCCCCGTTTGGATAAAAAACAGGTTCCAGCCATTGAGATTATGAAGCGGATGATGGTTTCTCAGCTTGAAACCGGCACACCGTTTATGTTTTACCGTGACGAAGTGAATCGTAAAAATCCGAACAGCCATAAAGGAATGGTATATTGCACGAATCTTTGTACGGAAATAACTCAAAATCAAAGTGCAACTACAGTGAAAGAACATTACACAGAAGAGGGACAGATTGTAACGGTGAAAGATGCTGGGGACTTTGTGGTTTGTAATCTTTCTAGTATCAACCTTGGAAAAGCTGTACCAAATGAGGCGCTAGGGCGTTTAATTCCGATTCAGGTGCGGATGCTTGATAACGTGATCGGGCTCAATAACATCCCTGTTCTGCAGGCCCAGCTTACCAATCAGCGCTATCGTGGAATTGGGCTTGGTACATTCGGTTGGCATCATCTTCTGGCTGTTAAGGGCATTCGTTGGGAATCTGATGAGGCTGTCGAGTACGCAGATTCACTGTATGAACAAATCGCTTTCCTCACGATTCAGGCGAGCAGTGAATTAGCGCGTGAAAAGGGGGCTTATCCTTATTTTGAAGGATCGAAGTGGGAGACAGGAGAGTACTTTACGGATCGTGGATATAACAGTAAAGAGTGGACGGCTCTTAAAGAGGAAGTGGAGAAGAAAGGCGTACGAAATGGCTATTTGATGGCGGTTGCACCGAACTCATCCACCTCCTTAATTGCAGGTAGTACAGCGAGCATTGATCCGATCTTTCAGAAGTTTTATTCGGAAGAAAAGAAAGATTACAAGATTCCTGTAACAGCACCGGACTTAACCCAGGCCACTTACTGGTATTACAAATCAGCTTATGAAATTGATCAGAAATGGAGCATTCGTCAAAATGCGGCCCGTCAGCGTCATATTGATCAATCGATCTCATTTAATCTGTATGTAAAGAATACGGTTCAAGCGAAAGAGCTGTTGGACTTGCACCTCACTGCTTGGCGCGAGAAATGCAAGACGACTTATTATATGCGTTCGACCAGCACGGAAAATCTAGATGACTGTGAAAGTTGTTCTTCATAAGGGGGAGTAGACATGACAAGCGAATTACAAAAAAGGAACTTGTATGATATCTATGCGCCGAACCGATCTACGGCGATTATAAACGGAGAGAGTTCAAACGTATTGAACTGGGATGATGTGCGGTTTAGCTGGGCTTATCCGATGTATAAAAATATGCTTGCGAACTTCTGGATTCCAAATGAGATTAATATGGCAAATGATTTACGGCAGTGGAGCGAACTGAGTGATCAAGAGCAGGATACCTTTAAGAAGATTATTGGACTTTTAGCTTTTCTGGATTCGATTCAGACGGATTATAGCGGGAAGGTAGCGGAATATCTTACGGATTCCAGTTTAACCGCTCTTATGCAGGTGCTTTCCTTCCAGGAGGTGGTTCACAACCAGTCCTATTCCTATGTGTTATCTTCTCTTGTTGATAAACAAGAGCAAGATGCAATCTTTGAATACTGGAAGCATGATGAGGTCTTGCTTGAGCGGAATGCCTTTATTGCAGAAGGATATAAGGACTTTGTAGAACTTGAGTCGGTTGAATCCTTCCTGAAGTCGATTGTATATGATGTGGTGTTAGAAGGGTTGTTCTTCTATGCAGGGTTTGCTTTCTTTTATAACCTGGCCCGTAATCAAAAGATGGTATCAACGAGTACAATGATCAATTACATTAACCGGGATGAACAGATCCATGTGAACTTGTTTGAGCATATCTTTAAGGAAGTACTTGCTGAGAATCCTGAATATAAGACCGATGAGTTCATGCAGTTTGTTACCGATACGTTTAAGGAAGCAGCCGAGCTTGAGATAAAATGGGGACGTTATATTATAGGTAATCATTTCGAAGGGTTATCGATCCAAGATGTGGAAGATTATATTAAATTTATGGCGAACAAACGATGCAAAGAACTTGGCGCTTTGAAACCATTTGAAGGTTACACTAAGAACCCTCTTAAATGGATTAAAGCCTATCAGGACGTCAATAGCGGGAAATCAGACTTCTTTGAACAGAAATCGCGCCAATACACCAAAGTTCATTATCAGGACAACGGATTTGACGATCTCTAACGTGGTACACTAGAACCACCAAAACTTTTCGTGCCAGACACCCTTTAGCGTGCTAAAGGGTGTCTGGCACGTAGCAGTGCTTTATAGTGTGAAAGGGGTGGAGTGGGATGATTGGTGAACAGTTGAGGGCGATTGAGGAGGAGTATGAGGTGAAGGTGCTGTATGCGTGCGAGGCAGGCAGCAGGGCCTATGGAATCTCAAGTGAGATGAGCGATTATGACGTTCGGTTTATTTATGTACATAAAGAAGATTGGTATCTATCGATAGATGAGAAGCGTGATGTGATTGAGAAGCCACTATCTGAACAATTAGATTTGAGTGGCTGGGAGCTAAAGAAAGCGCTCAAGTTATTGCGGAAATCGAATCCTTCCATGCTTGAATGGCTCTATTCGGAACAGGTTTATATGGAACAGGAAGGTTTTATGGATCGATTAAGGCGTATTATGCCATCAGCTTTTAATCCACTTTCCGTTCTTCATCACTATCACAAAATGGCGAAACGGAATCATAAAGAGCTTGGTAAAGGGAGTCAGGTTCAAGTTAAACGGTATATCAATGTTTTTCGCCCTTTACTTATGTGTAGATGGGTTCTTTCCTATCATGAATTTCCTCCTCTTCCACTCAGCAAGCTTCTGCAAGACGAAAGCGTACCAGTAGAGATTAAAAGCCAGATGAATGATGTGCTTTCCGAGAAGATGAAAGCTCCGGACGTTTCTTACATGGAACGTATGAAAGATTTGGATCAGTACATCCAAACGGAATTCCACCAAATCGAACAGGAATTGAGTAACATTCAACCCCCTTCTCATTCAGTCACACGTGAGTTAGATGAGCTATTCCGCTTTACGGTACGTCATATTCATACCTCTTAGAAGATTTTGTTGAAAAGTTAAAAGAAACCTCTTTACCTTAACGTAACGTGAACGTTTACGATAGGTTTATAGCCAAAAGGGGGACTAGAATGATGAAAATTAAAGAAGTAGCCACGAAGTTAAACACCACGCAGCGCACAATACGATTTTATGAGGAAAAGGGTCTCATTCAGCCTGATAAGGGTGATAATGATTACCGTTATTATACGGAACAACACCTATGGAAACTCCAAACAATCTTATCTCTAAGAGAAGTGGGCATGTCTACAGCTCAAATCAAGAAGACCCTTATGAGCGAGGAAGAAGTGGGGCGCTATTTGAATATGCAGCGTTCGGCGCTTTATGAAGAGTGGTTAGAGATTAAAGATATGATCGGAACGATTGATCAAATGATTGAGAAGAATGAAGACCAGGAGCTCGTCAAAGAAGATATTTTTGCACTAGCTGATCAGTTAAAAACGCTAAAAGAAAAGCGCAAAGGTTGGCAAGATCAATGGAATTTTGACAGCCAGGCACGGGGATATGATGAGAGTTTAAAGATGAATGGATATCGGTTCAACGTTCATGAAAATTATGAGGATGCGCTGGCTAAAGCGATTGAATCTATCCGGCCGTTAAAAGGTGAAAAAGGCGTGGATATTGGAACGGGTACAGGGAATCTTGGTTCTAAGTGTCTACCTCTTGGGGCCCACGTCATAGGAGTGGACCAGTCTGAGGAAATGTTGAAGGTGTGTAAGGAGAAACATCCAGACATCGATGTTCGGAACGGCCATTTTCTAGCGCTGCCTGTCATGGATGGGGAGGCAGATTTTATTACGACGAGCTATGCTCTGCACCATGTGACAGAACAAGAGAAGGAGTTAGCCTTACGAGAGATGGACCGGATCTTAAAGCCGAAGGGGCGTATTGCGATTGTGGACTTGATGTTTGCCAATGCACATGATCGTGCCCGGGTGATCAAAGGCTTTGAAGAAGAGGGAAATCAGGAAGCTCTTTATGCGATTGAAGATGAGTTTTATGCGGATCGGTCCAATTTAGTGGAGTGGTTTAAGCAATTAGGATACACGGTTCATACTCACTCGTTTAACGATATCCTGCATATGGTATATGCCGAGAAATAAAATGAAACCTCAAAAAACACTCAAGTCTTGTAAACTTGAGTGTTTTTAGTCGTATTACTCGCAGAAATCTTCTCCATTCTCCGTTCCCCATGTGTGCATCGCGTGGAGGATCGGCATAAGAGTCGTTCCTTTATCTGTTAGTGTATATTCGACTTTTGGTGGGATTTCATCATACTGCCGGCGGTCGATGAAGCCATCGGTTTCTAATTCTTTTAATTGCTGGGTTAAGACTTTGTGTGACACTCCGGGTAACAAACGCCTGAGGGCATTATATCGATACGTTCCCTCAGTACCTAGGTGCCATAGAATAACAGGCTTCCATTTTCCGCCCATTTTCTTTAATGTATATTGAATGGAACATTTTAATTTCCCTTGATCATCTACTTGAAGAGGTTCGTCCACCGTTGGTTCCCTCCTTTACTTACTTTTAGGTTAGTCTCTTACGTAAAAGTGCATACTTACATACTGAACTATACTTATTTACAATAACAATTGTCAAAAGAAAAACAGGAGGGAAAACGATATGCAACCATATCCACGAAATTTCTCACACATTGGACTATCTGTTCCTAATATTCAAGAAGCCATTAAATTTTATACAGAAGTATTCGGATGGTACATCATTATGGAACCATCTAAGGTATACAATGACGATACTCCAGTAGGCCAAATGTGCCGCGATGTATTCGGAGATAATTGGGAAGAGATTGAAATTGCCCATTTATCTACAGGCGACCGTATCGGCGTTGAGCTATTCGCATTTGGAAATAACGAAACGCCTGAAGACAACTTTGAGTTCTGGAAAACGGGGATCTTCCATTTCTGTATCCAAGATCCAAATATTGAAGAAACGGTTGAGACCATTAAATCATATGGCGGTAAACAGCGCATGCCAATTCGTGAATACTATCCTGGCGAGAAGCCATACAAAATGGTTTATGTTGAAGATCCATTTGGTAACGTATTTGAAATTTATACGCACAGCTATGAGCTAACGTACTCTGCTGGTGAATATTAAAATCGCGAAAGCCCTCTGATTAAATAGATCAGAGGGCTTTCTTTGTGCTAGGGGATTAGCTGTAGTTCGTTTGAATTGTTTTTCTCTTTTCTTTATAATTCTTCCAAGATAAAGGGAATTGTTTCATAAGCTTCTTGAAAACGATGATGGCCTCACCTAATACCACGTATTTGGCTGTATCGGTAATGATACGTTGAGAAAGGATAGTGGCGATCGTATAGGCTAGCGGAAGAGATATACATACAAGCAGCAAGGAAAACTCACTGCCCCAGCCGTTATGCCTCATCCATTCCATAATCGGTAGATGTAAGATATAAATAAAAGCTGTTCTTCTCCCGCCTATAGTGAAGGGTTTCGTTGTCTTAGGGATCCATGGGAGAAAGGCGACGATTCCAAGACCCATCACCACGTAATAAACACCTCTTAACCCTATCCCTTCAAGAACTCCTATATTCATTGTCTCAAAAGAGCTTCTTCCTAATAGGAAATCCCGGGTAATGTCGAGGGGGAGTAGGCTTAAAATGATGACGGATAAGCCCGCACTTAAGAGGCCCCACTTCTTTGCCTGTTCTTTTTTGAAGACGTCGAAAGCTCCTTTATTTAAATAGTAACCAAGGATAAAGAAGGGGAAAAATACAAACGTTCGGGACAGGCTAAATTCATGACCAGCCCCTTCAACCAATCCAATTCCAATACCGGCTGCGATCGCTGTTACTACAGGCTTGTTCAATTTCGTAAATATAAATAAAAGCAAATTCCACCAGTATAAACTTAAAAGGAACCATAGACCAAAACTAGGCATCAACCAGTTAATGCTTTGCCAATGATCCAGATTGTATAGAAACTGAAAGATTAAAAAAGGAACGAAAAGCCGAATCGTTATTTTCTCAATATAACCTGTATCTAGAAATTTCTTAGAGAAAAAACCGGTTAACAAGATTAAGGCTGGCATTCGGAAAGATGTTAAGAAATTATTTATAAAGTACACAACGTCATTTTCATATTTAAAGGGACTAATTAAGTGCCCGAATACGACTAGCAGAACTAGTACAAAACGAGCGTTATCAATATAAGGGTCTCTCTTTGATGGTTTTATAGGTTGGCTCATAGTTGCTCACTTCACACTACCTTTGCTCGTAATTCTTGTCACACATGCTTACCTATAGTATCAAATTTAAATCCCTTGATGG
The nucleotide sequence above comes from Pontibacillus chungwhensis. Encoded proteins:
- the dat gene encoding D-amino-acid transaminase, encoding MSIKPYMLTDQGFVNQDELRYPFEERGLQFGDGVYEVIRIYSGQYYLIKEHVERLFRSAEAIKIKMPFSKEETYEKLNELLEKNSVDGDAKVYLQLTRGSAPRDHAFPKDVPANLYAYVQDLPRKMEALQEGVSTITQPDVRWDYCYIKSLNLLPNVLAKQEATEKGAFEAILHRNKKVTEGSSSNVYLVKDGIVYTHPATENILHGCVRMRVEALSRQLGFPFIQAAFSLEDIAEADELFISSSTAEIMPVVKVDDVTVGSGNPGPVTQRLQQAYEKDANIPQSKSIFPEAAQERPVSG
- a CDS encoding methyl-accepting chemotaxis protein; its protein translation is MRKSIRAKLVGVTLLLLCIPSLIIGIVGYVDSKESMNELGKTTLKNGVEMAIQTMNALQEGVESGDLSESAAKEKMKELLIGEKQKDGARAIESPVDLGENGYFMVYSPEGDEIAHPSLEGENVWDAEDEDGNLLVQEQIDVAQNGGGFTTYSWEFPNSDKVGDKITYNQLEPDWGWVVAASTYEKDFNEASDQLLYILLVTLGISLLIGGVIIVLLSAHLAKPLKQLTSQVEEVAKGNLAGETIVFNRKDEIGQLGNGINQMVDNLRSLIGAVHQSAATINATSQNLSAVSEETNASGEEISKAVSEISGGAGQQASDLESTLHMTNQLMEQIQTVYNQSAFILESSNGAQEANGKGVKSVEVLQEKSKQTNELISGVQVVMGDLTNHVKEIESVLGSISAISEQTNLLALNASIEAARAGEHGKGFAVVAEEVRKLAEQSSEATQEVRATISMIVQQTQQANESMDQATQVVEDQNMAVTNTNDAFYYIQESVESITKSIHGVSKDMDELIQSKDTLYNAVESVTAITEETAASTEQVNSSVDEQQKAIGMVASSATELSEATQALQEEVDQFHL
- a CDS encoding cell division protein FtsK — translated: MMEEDLTPEEQEYLNSIPKQNHLGILAMFFGGLGFAFGSFYISIPIAAFLYSIITFRTFDRRKHDNPWPFFVGITLSMIGIILYLVQYTPTLS
- a CDS encoding ribonucleoside-diphosphate reductase subunit alpha; this translates as MNDVQESTGVLAVLEQVKEDYPHLDIDHFSQMVRQLIQAKGYDSYHQLYNEVILKGLDQMDEEEPDWTFVCARIYAQYLYEQAALHRHFTKEEAYPDFYSLIETLHTKGIYSNHLVTKYSQEEIEKLGRELVPDRDAFFTYIGLKTLADRYLAKDHQGRLYELPQERFMIIAMTLMADESTDHRLELVKEAYWALSHLYMTVATPTLANAGKSYGQLSSCFIDTVDDSLQGIFDSNTDIANLSKSGGGLGVYLGKIRSRGSDIKGFKGVSSGVIPWMKQLNNTAVSVDQLGQRQGAIAVYLDIWHQDIFSFLDAKLNNGDDRQRTHDLFTGVTLPDLFMEAVEKREDWYLFDPHQVRTVMGFSLEDYYDEEVGAGSFREKYAACVNEPRLDKKQVPAIEIMKRMMVSQLETGTPFMFYRDEVNRKNPNSHKGMVYCTNLCTEITQNQSATTVKEHYTEEGQIVTVKDAGDFVVCNLSSINLGKAVPNEALGRLIPIQVRMLDNVIGLNNIPVLQAQLTNQRYRGIGLGTFGWHHLLAVKGIRWESDEAVEYADSLYEQIAFLTIQASSELAREKGAYPYFEGSKWETGEYFTDRGYNSKEWTALKEEVEKKGVRNGYLMAVAPNSSTSLIAGSTASIDPIFQKFYSEEKKDYKIPVTAPDLTQATYWYYKSAYEIDQKWSIRQNAARQRHIDQSISFNLYVKNTVQAKELLDLHLTAWREKCKTTYYMRSTSTENLDDCESCSS
- a CDS encoding ribonucleotide-diphosphate reductase subunit beta, which encodes MTSELQKRNLYDIYAPNRSTAIINGESSNVLNWDDVRFSWAYPMYKNMLANFWIPNEINMANDLRQWSELSDQEQDTFKKIIGLLAFLDSIQTDYSGKVAEYLTDSSLTALMQVLSFQEVVHNQSYSYVLSSLVDKQEQDAIFEYWKHDEVLLERNAFIAEGYKDFVELESVESFLKSIVYDVVLEGLFFYAGFAFFYNLARNQKMVSTSTMINYINRDEQIHVNLFEHIFKEVLAENPEYKTDEFMQFVTDTFKEAAELEIKWGRYIIGNHFEGLSIQDVEDYIKFMANKRCKELGALKPFEGYTKNPLKWIKAYQDVNSGKSDFFEQKSRQYTKVHYQDNGFDDL
- a CDS encoding nucleotidyltransferase domain-containing protein produces the protein MIGEQLRAIEEEYEVKVLYACEAGSRAYGISSEMSDYDVRFIYVHKEDWYLSIDEKRDVIEKPLSEQLDLSGWELKKALKLLRKSNPSMLEWLYSEQVYMEQEGFMDRLRRIMPSAFNPLSVLHHYHKMAKRNHKELGKGSQVQVKRYINVFRPLLMCRWVLSYHEFPPLPLSKLLQDESVPVEIKSQMNDVLSEKMKAPDVSYMERMKDLDQYIQTEFHQIEQELSNIQPPSHSVTRELDELFRFTVRHIHTS
- a CDS encoding MerR family transcriptional regulator, with protein sequence MMKIKEVATKLNTTQRTIRFYEEKGLIQPDKGDNDYRYYTEQHLWKLQTILSLREVGMSTAQIKKTLMSEEEVGRYLNMQRSALYEEWLEIKDMIGTIDQMIEKNEDQELVKEDIFALADQLKTLKEKRKGWQDQWNFDSQARGYDESLKMNGYRFNVHENYEDALAKAIESIRPLKGEKGVDIGTGTGNLGSKCLPLGAHVIGVDQSEEMLKVCKEKHPDIDVRNGHFLALPVMDGEADFITTSYALHHVTEQEKELALREMDRILKPKGRIAIVDLMFANAHDRARVIKGFEEEGNQEALYAIEDEFYADRSNLVEWFKQLGYTVHTHSFNDILHMVYAEK
- a CDS encoding winged helix-turn-helix transcriptional regulator, with protein sequence MGGKWKPVILWHLGTEGTYRYNALRRLLPGVSHKVLTQQLKELETDGFIDRRQYDEIPPKVEYTLTDKGTTLMPILHAMHTWGTENGEDFCE
- a CDS encoding lactoylglutathione lyase family protein produces the protein MQPYPRNFSHIGLSVPNIQEAIKFYTEVFGWYIIMEPSKVYNDDTPVGQMCRDVFGDNWEEIEIAHLSTGDRIGVELFAFGNNETPEDNFEFWKTGIFHFCIQDPNIEETVETIKSYGGKQRMPIREYYPGEKPYKMVYVEDPFGNVFEIYTHSYELTYSAGEY
- a CDS encoding acyltransferase family protein, which encodes MSQPIKPSKRDPYIDNARFVLVLLVVFGHLISPFKYENDVVYFINNFLTSFRMPALILLTGFFSKKFLDTGYIEKITIRLFVPFLIFQFLYNLDHWQSINWLMPSFGLWFLLSLYWWNLLLFIFTKLNKPVVTAIAAGIGIGLVEGAGHEFSLSRTFVFFPFFILGYYLNKGAFDVFKKEQAKKWGLLSAGLSVIILSLLPLDITRDFLLGRSSFETMNIGVLEGIGLRGVYYVVMGLGIVAFLPWIPKTTKPFTIGGRRTAFIYILHLPIMEWMRHNGWGSEFSLLLVCISLPLAYTIATILSQRIITDTAKYVVLGEAIIVFKKLMKQFPLSWKNYKEKRKTIQTNYS